CAGACACTTTCTGGTCAATGTTAATATCTGGATACAAGACAGATCTGCTCTAAACAAGGCAATCTGTCAGTTTATAATTAGATATATATAAGTATTTTCCCTGTCGGCAAACGTCTCCCCTAAAACAGGACACACAATCTGTTAAAGCCGATGAGCAGTTAAATGTTCCACGTCATCTCGGCCTTTAAGGTGAGTTATTGCAGTTCAAGTGATCAACTAAATATAACTCTCTATAATGACAAGTGGGAAGTGGTGAGCCTTTTAGAATGAGTTGACTCACTTATTACCGTAGGTTGCTTGATTATCCTTAATTTGAAACTAATCCGTAGATATGATGATCCAAAAGACTGTACGTTTGATCTAATTGTCCACTAATGTAGCATTGTGTTAGTTTGTTTTCTGGAATTTATGTAAGGATCAATTTAGTCGCAGATTACATATCTTGGATAATTTCCTGCTCTCCGCTGGGGCTTAGATGAGTAACAATGTCtcccgcttttttttttattattttactgttatttctatttcttgaaactgtatttacatatttttaaaaatagcctCCACGATAtctgtggaggagctgaagctgaAGAGCAGCTTCTTAAACACTTTCTAAAGTCGCTGCACCTGCCGCCGGATGTCGGAATGAAAGCGAGACACAGATGTGCACATACTAAGTTGCTTTTATTAATACAGAACTGCATGCTACAGAGACTGTACAgcataaacatttattcattacaaaaaaacatggttcTGGAACCACTtaaaataacaggaaaaaacaaacaaacaaaaagataagaGCATAAAATagaacaggaacatcacagCCGTTAAGGAAACATTCAAACTATTTATCATTAGCATCTTAATAAACCAGAGAAGAAATCGACAGATTACAGTCGCGTCATGTCAACTACAATGGCACCGAGTGGATGATTCTCTTGTagcttttttttacagcctcttGCAACATCAACATGCCTATTTTTTCTATCTACCTATATGTAGTAGTGTACTTAAAAGTggcagtttgtgtatttttttgtatttaatagtttttttatgaaCCTCCTAATATACATAATTTGGCCCTTGTGGGTTTATACAGTATGATGTCCGTCTTTTTGTTAAgtttaaattttaatatttgacaATTTGCTACCAAACACATTTGTTATAGCAACATTTATACTACATACATAGCAATCTATGTAACGTCACAGCAAAGAATGGTAtcgaaattaaaaaaaaaacccaaacaacaacaaaacaaaacaaaaaagaattgagAGAGATCCCTACAGCATGGTTGGAGGGGCAGAGAAAATTATCACAAATTTTGGCACGGAAAAATCTGTACACGAATCTACAGTCGGAGAGATGTGACTGTGCAATAAAAAAGAAGGGCTTCAGACACTTTTCTGACTACTGAAGACATGGTACCCACTGTCTCTTGcttcaagttttcttttcttcttttttttttcttgtaaaatggCTTATAGACGCATTTCTTGAAATGAAGTTGTGCATACTTCTGTTCATGAGATCTACACAGTACACTGAGTGGAATCCAGGTTTTCAGCAAGGAAAgaaatcaataacaaaaaacaatttttgcCTCTTAAAACCTCCTTGTAAAAATGGATCATTCATATATAAGTCGCTTAccttaagaaaaaatatttgtacaatgtattaagaaaaaaaaacaaaaacgggaaaaaaaacaaaaacgtccAAAAGAGACACATACAAGATACGACAAGCAATCTCTAAAGCAATAAATACTACTGGTCCTAGCGttgtgacattttgacttttaataACCCCCCCAACCCTCCCACCCCGACCGCCCCCTCAAGCCCACCCAACTTGCCTGACTCCACCCCAAAGgtaaacaacaaagaaaaagacaacgcAGTGGAAGAATGCATATTTAACACAgtaacccctccccccccattATTCTGTACATTTAAACAAGAACAAGTAACATCACAATTAAAGTTGTTCCTCGGAGAGGTGTCACCGCTAGCCTCGTGCCCTCGTAGATTTTGAACAGATGTCAAATGATTGGTTCGCAAGCTCGtatttaatacaaataaagAAGTAGAACCAACTCTGTCGAGAAAAGGGCTCATTGAACAATCTAGCCTACCGTTTTATATCcgtcttttaaaactttttgaaGTGGAACTAggtggtgggttttttttccccagtttgcACTGTTTTaacactacaaaaaaaaaaattcataaaaatttTGGCAGATTCACAAAGCTATACTACAGCTCATTGTATCATTTTCTTTATAATAATTAGAATTTTTTGATAATGACGGGTCAAATATTGACCAATGAAccttaataaaacaaaaactaaaagttTAAAAGCCGTACGGCACAGGAACATAAACGGAAAAAAGAACTGACGGCAAGTGAGATATAGCAGAGAGAGGGCCTCGaaaggtttgtctgtgtgtgtgtgtgtgtgtgtgtgtgtgagtgtgtgtgtgtgtgagagagagcgagcagagcgagaaaaaagaggagaagaaagaataGGGTAGACTATTCTATAGACTTGGTCACTAGCGACAGAGGCTGGGGGGccgtggaggagaggagcgagtgGGAATGACACAGCAATGCCGAGGGCCGGGCCATTGAGGACGCCACAGAGGAGCCCGGCTGCCGCGAGGACGAGACGTCGCCGTGCTCCAGGGCTCCGTTGTGGGAGGAGGCGCCGCCGGGCGTTTTGCGAGCTGCGGCAGAGTTTTCCAGCTGAACCAAAGATGGCGGTGGAGGCCCAGCCAGGAGGTGCGGGTGGTGGAGTGGCTGGTGGGCCGGTTTCATAGTCAGTGAGAGAGGTTGCATTTGTTCAGTCTGAGGTTTGGACTCTtttgaggagggggagggaaccaccgaggagggggaggatgggggggaGTCTAGTAAGCTTCCGTCCGTAGAGGGAGGACTGGCACAGCTGCCTTCACCTTGGATGTAGcgaatgcactttttttttctcctgagggacaaggcgagagagagagaacgtctTTTAACATCACACCTTCAAACTGCAACGCCTCTTAGCACGGTTGCTGACGTAAATGCACCTTTGCCTCTTAAAATTGAGGAGAACCGTTATTTCCAAAGTGGCTTTTACACAACGGATCGTATTTCCCAGGTGCTTTTAAGTAGCTGTATAGAACCCCGTGCTAAGAAGAAAAAGTGGTAGAAGTGACGGTTTACAAATACTAAACCACCAGACAGGACAGACACGCAGGAGAGATCACAGGTGAGGCACCCGCACAGGAAGCAGCAGGGAAATGTGAAGCACAcggagatgaagatgatggacACAATGGAGCGGATTAGATGTGGTAGTGATTGCTCTCTGGATGTAAAACGCAAGCCTTTCTTTGGGGCAGAGCAACAGCTGGGGATCAGCCTGTTCTCTCCAGCAACATGAGGTTACCGGACCTGTCTCGCTCCTCGACTTCCATCTGACTCTACTCTCTCTTCTCCTGAGGGGACAAAGTTTTGGATGCAAGACGGGGCGAAAAATAAGTCAACAACATCCACTCTACCCTGCATCTGCCCCAcagacacaagtgtgtgtgaggggtcaAGACATCATGTTCGCATTCCTGCCTGGGGTCGGGACCCTCCCCCTGCCTGCTGAGTCCCGGGGCCAGGCCCGCTGCGCTCAGTGGAACCCAATGAATGAACatgggagggaagggggggggggggctttgcaTTTATCCGTGGTGACTCTTCTGCGAGGGCTGTGTTCAGATTTGGTTAAGGGGGAATCTCTGCCCACCTCATCTTTACCCTGACCCTGGCAGTGACCCCTCTCTCAGCTTTTCACTCTTATCACAAGGATGCCCAAAGGCCACAGAGTACTGGTGTTTAAGACTCACAGGGACAGGGAAGAGGTAAAAAAAGATGACgaaggagttaaaaaaaaaataataataataagattaTGGCTTTTGGAACGTGTAAGGCTGATCTACTGTTTGAGATAATTTGCCAAATCCAACCTTTTCCTGTAATTCTCAAGGGGAACATTTCTACATGAACACAAATGGAGAGAGCAGATAAGTgaggatgaaaaagaagagggacAGCAACAAATCACATGGAAGGAAAGGGATTCACAGCAACTGTGATCACATGCTAGGCTGGAAGACAGGCATGCATTTCCGGTAAGCTCGACAGTACAAGCACACAACACCGGAGTGTATGGAAACACTACAAAAGTCTAGGAGAGAGTGGGGATAAGGCTTTGGAGTGCATCCTACACCGATTGTGTAGCTTTGGGTGGTGCGGCGTATCGACCGGGCGTAAAAAGGTATCGTTTTGCCACTACACGCGCATCTTGCTCTCGATAACTGTCTGTCAAACTGCAACAAATGAGCTAATATccatttttttaacagacataTCGATTCATAGTATGTGCCTTGTGTATGTTATTGATTTCTCCGTCTCGGGGGAAATTACACCAGATGGATCTTTGAGGAAACGGAGCCCAGAGAGAACTTTTAACCTCTCGGCTCCTAAAAACAAAGGCGGAATTATCACTATTTTCCCGTCTCCTGATCTGTGTTTATTGTTTAAGGAATAACGCGGCATTTTTTGATGATGCGCGTGTCGACTGGAAGGGGAAATAAGCGGGAACACGAACAATCTGTGCAGAGCTGAGCGAGTGCGATGACCTACTTGTTTCAGTTAATACAAAGACACTATGCGTAATGTGTTAAACTGTTGTGGCAAATCTAATCCATTTGAGATTGAGACCTTTTGAAATCGGTTTCTAAACCGCTGATGATAGCATCTTAATTCGACGACAATCATCTGACTAAATGTTTCCAGCTCGTTCCATATAAACGCTTTTTAACAACGCGCCTGAGACGTGTGGCCGCGGTGGCAATGTGGCGCGACGGTCGGTGTCGAAGGGTTgtgtggaggaagagaagggcGAGAAGGGTGTGGTGCAagccagagacacagagaagggTATTACTTAGCAGAGACAAATACCTACCATGAAAATATTCCCAATTCAAAGACTGCTTGTGTCAGAACAGAAAGACAACAGGTAGGGACTAAGTAAGGGTTATTGAAGAGGAgtttggaggaagaagaggtggagagggaggaggaagagggcacaGAAAAGAGTGTCACTGAGCAGGCCCTCAGAGAAAGCAGGGCTAAATTTGTAAGCATAACATTGTTATTCAAAGGGCGCCAATTAGAACATACATGACAGTTAAGATGGGAGGGAATTATCCACGGCCTGGAGAGAAAATGGATTTCAATCATAACGAGTCAGATTGTaagaatgttctttttttcttcttcttccaaattACATTAGGAAACCGCGATCTTGCGGCGAGatattttgtctgttgttgagATAAATGCGCTAATCTTATTTAGAAATCCATTTTCTGCCACTGGGCTTGAACCAAGTTTAAACGAAGAGAAATTGCGAGGGGAATCTACAGCAGGAAGCTCCTTCAGTGAGGAAACGGAGCGGAGGAGTTTGCCATCGGTTACCACACTGATGGAAACGTGACTTAAAGAGGGAGTTCTGAGCAAAATAATCAAGGAGAAGAGAAGCCGCTGATTTGTGGATGTCTTCCTCCCATTGGTACTACAGCAGTTATACCTGCATGGTTTGCACCATAAACTCAGCTGGTCAAGCCCGAACAAGGCACGACACTTCTTTGGGGTATTTGCATCTGTTAGCCAAAGAGGtagacacaaacatacacacaaagacaaaaacaaaaaaaaggaaggaaaaaaagaaaagaaaatggacacGTCAttgcacagacaaaaacatataGCCAGGACTTAGGTTTAGGCTGGCAACACTGGGATGTCCTCCACATTGACCAAACCATCAGGCTCCAGATCCTTCAAGCCCCGACCTGCCAGTTTAGGAGTTCTGACCAATCTCAGTGAGGCTTATTGTACTGTACATCCTGCAATGAAACCCCTGTAACCCCAGAAATATGTCCTTACCAACACATACGCACAGACGCCATTCATACAAACACTCTGGCatatgctgttaaaaaaaacctttcttcCCAAacaggaggtaaaaaaaataaataaaaataatcaaaaagtgGGGCCCTACAGATAGACCGGCAGGGCGTGGCTGGAGGGAGCTGAGAGGTCACGATAGCTTTGGCGGGACAGACTAAGGGAAGggggaagggaagagaagaggaaggaaaggcagcagcatagagcagaggaggaagtccCAGCGTACAGTTACCCAGCCTTCACCTGGCCCCGGCCTGTGCAGGCACACACCATACACACCTGCACGGGCCACACCAGTTATTCTGTTGATCAAGCCCAAAGCGCGCTCGACACTTCTTAGGAGCGCTCAGGTCTGATGCCGCAACAGGGAAGGGAAgccagcagagaggaggaatagtaccaaaaaataaataaaaatcaggagatcaagaggagagaaatgaggagaaaaaacagataACAGTGAATCTATGAAGCTTGGCAGTGGCATATTGTGCAAGAAAAACCCCCCTAAAACCCCTTAAAGCCATTCCCAAGTGTGCCTTCTCAAGATAGGACTGAACACAATTAGTGTGTTTCAGATATTAGTGACAATCAAAAATCCATGCAATGATCAAATTACGATATTAATGTGGAGACAATCGCTTTCGGTCGTGTAATCTGGATTCTGACTCGAGTTTAAGCTCGCAGACAAAGACGGGCCTTATTCGGTCGGGAGCGATATGGCAGCAAAATGCAGATTGGATTAATGTACTGCTAGATGTTATCGGTGCACTGTGGTTTCTAAAAGAAGACAAAGGGTCAAGGTGGTGGAGCTAGGCAGCAGTAGCAGATTGCTAAAACAGCACGGTGGCGAGTCAGCCCCAGCCAGGGGAAGGATTATAATAAAAAGGCTGGAACCCGAAGAATCTGCTCCTCAGGCCTGGCTTCAAACAGTGGACTGTTTTCCATCAGCATTGGCTGCCGCTTGCAGAAAAGCTGCCAGTCACTCGCTCAGCTCGACACGGTAATCATGTCACCATTAGAGGCAGAGCAGTGCGACCTCGGCGGAATGTTTGAGTCCAGGCCTCGTCTGAGCGGaggcagatttaaaaaagggggagtGGGCCAAACTCATGCTGGCCTGTAGGAAAAGGCACAAGCGCAGCTAGTGAAGCATATAGATTAAGGAGGTTTACCCTGACATCATCTTTTCAGGTCATACTCCACAATGATAATCTGCCTTCATATCATCATATATTGACACTGACAGCATACTGCATATTGACTTCACTAAAATACGGAAACTAAGCAGCAGCATGAGTAAATGGAGGTaaattgaatgaaatataatCTATCTTGTAGTCAAATAAACAATAGtaacattttaagaaaagaaagcagcaaagaaagcaacaaaaaaaaaagagagagcataTTTCAATATATAGGATTTAAGTTTACACCTGCCTGATATTGCACATtcatggatagatagataaataaatgaatatacattaattaaagaagaagaagaagaaaaaaataagttagtGATTTAATACTTAAAATGACATTAGCACCTGTAATCGGAGGGAGTGAAAGGCAAGGGTTTGGAAAATATTCTCtgtgttctgaaaaaaaagaacagataGAGAGGCCTTCAAGAAGAGATCCGTCACCAAACGAGCGCAAAATACATAATCACAGGTCGGCATTGCTCCGCACAATATGATCAGAAGaatatgaatcattaaaaaaaaaaaaaatcatagaattAGCAAACCTCCTTAATTTCTAACATGTAAGTGATTTGTCTTTTCCTTATGTTGGTATAAAAGCATGCATGGAAGCAAGCAAGCCGGacaagcacgcgcacacacatgcacagtcacacacacacacacacacacacacacacacacacacacacacacacacacacacacacacacacacacacacacacacacacacacacacacacacacacacacacacacacacacacacacacacacacagtacagtagtGCAGTAATCTATCTGCAGGGGACAGGCATTATAAAACAGGGCCACATACACAATACTGGCAAAGTTAATGGCTCTCACAATGCTTCAACTTCACATTCTCAAAACACACATATCACAATACCAGAACGCTAAGGGGCAaaacggggaggggggggggggtgtcaaggggggaggtgaggaggagtgtggggggggggggggggggggggggggggggggggtcatgcaTATTCAGTTGTTATAAGCTGGGGAAAATGGGGAAAGGGGGGTATTACAAGCAACTCTACTATTTAAATATTGCATTGGGTAGCACACTATaccgaagaaaaaaaaagagaaaaaagccagGCAcaataacatacacacacacaaaataaaaaccataacacaaaaaaaaaaactagcttGACTTTTATCTTGCAAGATGTCACATCTGCCTGACACATGATGGGGCTCTTCTAATATGGGAGATAATTGCAGCTCACTTACCATTGCTCTCTGCTTGctgcttttccctttttctcttcttccttttcccctgTTGGTTAGCCgccaaaaaaatagaaagaaaaaaaaacagacacagacaggaaccTTAGTTATTATATAGCAAAATGCCCAGAACATGAAACAGAGAATAGGACTCATCTTtgtgtttacttatttattcattcgttctcctctctgtcttttcgtCTTCTGTTTCTGCCCTCCGGTTTGTAACAGCCACTGCAGGCCAGAACCCGacttctccctccctttttctactcttttctccctttttcccccctctgtaatcttttgtcttattttcctCTTCTATGTGAACATCTAGACATCTTGACGGGCTTCTGGTTTTGTAAGACGAGACATCTCTAAGGCGGCTGCCCGTAAAAGACTCAACTGGTCAACTTGATCCCAGAGCTGGATTCAAATTGAGGAGAATTCGCCAGAACAAAGTGTCTATATAGGACGCAACAGAAGTTTTCATCAAGGGGATCTCTGATCGACGTCATGCTCAGGCTTTGTTGCAAATATTCCATTCATGTCATTACGAGACGGTCTCGGGTCGAGGCAGTTTGTCCAGTTTCAAATCTACATCAGAAGAACATTACAGTTGTCCTGGTCATGTGACCtagtggaagggggggggggggggggggggggggtccgtcCGTTACGACTTGTAAACTTAAAAACTTACATAGTTGTCTCGTGCTGACCAGCCCGGGTACAGCTGCATGTGGAGCTGTCGTTCTTTCCTGGCCAGCTCGTAGTACTTGGCCTGCTCCTCCCGTGATAGGGCGTGCCACTGTGCAGCGAGAGGAAACGATAACGCAAAGAGAGGTTTTCACCATGCACACgagaaaaacagaggatgaACAGGTTTGCGAGCTGGACTTGAGTCTGCAATACCGGGCCATCGGGTCACCAAAAACACCTTCTCAATCTCAATCATGGTCTTTGAGAGCCACACTATCAGACTGTTAAATCTTTTCACCTCGTATCCAAGGTGTAAATCACTTCACTTTGAccactacagtgtgtgtgtgtgtgtgtgtgtgtgtgtgtatctcggACTTACCCTCCGCCCCAGGATCTGGTTTATGGCGGCACTTTCCTTCAGTGTGCACTCGGCCACCACCTTGGCTCGCATCTCCTTCATGTAGAGCATGAAGGCGTTCAGGGGCTTCTTTATGTGgacctgcttcttcttctcctcctcctttttagCGTCTgactgtttcctgttgtgtgtgtgtgtgtgtgtggggtgggggggggggggggtgcgacCATAGGACAGGAAGGTGAGCACTTTCAAACAACAGGTCGTTCTATGTCACGTCTGACAAAGAGAAAGTCTACTCACGAGTTGAGAGAGCTGATGTCACTGTGGGAGGATTCCTGCTTGACGTTGGGTGTGACGATGGCGGGGTGCGGGATGCCCGTGGTGTGCAAACTGTGGTGAGGGGGCACCATGTGTGGGGGGAACCTGGAGGACAGAAGACTGTGTAAATCGTCAGAATGGACACGGGTGAAATGAGAAGATGgaacacatttatacacagGACTGTGCAGCTGCGGCTAAATTCCAATTCCCTTCTTTCAATGACATGTCAGAGCATTaagtgcttcttcttctttaccccCCAATTACTTTCATAGAAATGGAATCAGCCACAATACatacaatgcacacacacaaacatccacatgAAAATGTCCCAAGGCTGATTcctgtattattatcattattattatcattattattattattattaacaaccAATTAAGACTGATTCTACTTTCTCAAAATGAGTGTCAGGTCAAATGTCACACAATTTATTCGGAGCACAGAATCGAGCCTGGACATGTTCAACATCAAATTATGGCAAAACCATTGGTAGagtatttgaagaaaaaaaatctatattgtgTGGTACTGGGAAAGTGCAAGAGCACAAGGTTACATCTCAAATGCTGTTTTCGAATCTACAAAAACCTAAACACTTGAGCCGAGTGCTTTATTTAATCACAGCCTCTTTGAGATTAATAGTATCTATGAAGAGCGTCCTCTTACATGGGCGACATTTCTTGACTCGAGGGGTTTTAACTCCTTAAACTTTTCAGTTCATTGTTGTGGAAAAGCCAGACATAGCTAGTTTTTAATCGAAGCTGACACGCTCAGATCTAAAAGAAGCATCTCACATTAAGTTTTTTAAGGAGACCGTTCATACCTTCCCTAAATAATTGTCACCTGGGGAAATTGTTTCCAAATGGAGAGTctttcaagttttatttttaattttcgGCCTTTCATCCAAATGCCAATCTACGGATATGAAAAGGTTTCGGATCGCGAAAAAAGCTTGATCAAGGATGATTGAAACTTGATTAAAATGTTCTATCAAAGTCCAGTGTCACTCCAGGTACTATACTCTACatgcccacccccccccccccccccccccccccccccccccaattcagCACAGTCAGCagctctgacatttttctcttcatccctctACACTCCTATCACCATACACATCATGTCACCACAGCTCCacatatagagaaaaaaacagaaacctcTTGTTTTATGAATTTGTTTCGCTGGCAGAACAGCCATAAGACCCTGCTGTTCCGTATGAAATGATTTGAACATGTACACTATCTATCTGTACGCGTATGTTTACAGCGCGGCGCCTCGGCTCCACGTGACCACACACAAATtcaagagaagagaggaggatgaaggagagggggggggaaagaaggaataatgcttcttctctttttttcccctctaaaaGCAGCTCATTATCCGGCTGTGTCTGGCTGCATGGCTCCGAGCCAGAATATAATGATGAGGATAAACTTGCCAGGAACAACTAGTTTCTGTTGGAGGCCATCTCAGGGGAGTGCCAGTGCACTCCCCCCTCAaactctttccctctttttctcctttcccctcttctcccttcaTCACTGACACATTGGTGTTTGTGCCATGTCATCCCGTTGATGGGGAGCTCGGCAGCAGTGGCTGCATATCGCCCATCATTAGGGCTGCCGCATTTTCTTCACTCACTCcgtttcctctctccctgttcaccttccctcctctctcgctgTGCACTTGTTAAAATTTCCTCTGTTCCaagatctatttttttctcctcctcttcttcttcttcttcttctctactcctCCCTGTCCCCCTCGCCACCTCCATGCTCCTTTcgcccccccccactcctccacccTGCTGCCACCGCATGGCCCAGGTTATGGTTTAAACATGACGGCCATCCCTTTGAAGCGTGggggcatcatcatcatcatcatcacccggGCTCATCAGCAGCAAGCGGCGCCTTGGACCAATTTAACCaacacagagacggagacgCAGTAGAGACCCCCAACCCCGGGGGCTCCTACGTCTCAATCTGAAAGGTAAGAATAGCTGGCGGTGTTGGGGTAGGCGTGagggggagtgggagggggtCACTGGCGCAGCAAGCCCCAGTGTCAGCCAGTGCCATTTAATTGCCAGTGCGAAGCAGTAGCCCCCGTGCCTGTTTAATGTATAATGATCCGGCCAGTGCACTTCGCCTGTTCCCCAGGAAAAGAGAGGCAGCAGGATGATGGGGGAACATATCAAAGGGCAGGCTTAAGCATGAGGGGCAAAGGGGCCTTCACATCCTCCCACctgtcacacatacacacacacacaatataaagGGACCTGCACTGGCTCCAACCccattatcaaaataatgtCTTTCATTTGCTCCGATGACTGTCTCAACTCTCCTtggctccttcctcctcccgtcctAAAAGAGTGTATTTTAAACAGGACCTGGGTGTAAGGTGTTCATCGCAGGAACTACGAGGTACCAGATCCCTTCCCTGCATCCTAATTCAGTCCGGGCAAACGGCACAGGGGACTGATATTGAGGCAGCGCCTCTTCTGCAAAGACCTGGCTACTGACAGGAGTACAAGGCCATGAATGTCCTTTCTCTCCGATTTTTCCTCCAGTCAGCAGAGCTCGTTCtctaaaagatttttttgagCCCTCACAACAGTCTGGCCCTTTCTTTGAACAAAACCAACAAGTTGAAGGCTACATATGAAAGGAGTCTGCTGCTTTGACGACACAACTAGACAAATTATTACTGGattgtcaacatttttatttttattttttactctgccctgtcacagtcagaattattatttttattttttactctgccctgtcacagtcagaattattatttttattttttccccccatatgtGAGGTGGGAGTTaggggatttttttgggggtgagaTGTGTTAAACCCTCCCACTCTCCAGAGAGCTCCCAGAGCCCTCCATCTATTCAGTTATACTAATTCAATTAGGGGCCTCATCACAGGGCATTAGCTCTTCCCCAtggccagcccccccccccccccccccccccccccccccccccacacacacacacaccaccgccTGTATATTCAATTAGCAGCACTGGAAATACGATGATCACAATGTAGAGGCTGCCATTAAGGGACCAAATTAGCAGTCACTTGAAGCCCAGGTTGGCTGGGTACTGCTGCCAGATGCCGATGTCTGCACAGACCCACCGTCCGACCCTCTGCACCTGAGACTTCCTCTGGATGGTGtgggcagggaggaggggggagggagggtatGGCTCTTATCCA
This Scophthalmus maximus strain ysfricsl-2021 chromosome 16, ASM2237912v1, whole genome shotgun sequence DNA region includes the following protein-coding sequences:
- the tcf7l2 gene encoding transcription factor 7-like 2 isoform X10, whose protein sequence is MPQLNGGGGDDLGANDEMIAFKDEGEQEEKISDNSSAERDLADVKSSLVNESETNQNSSSDSEAERRPPPRAETFRDKTRESLEEAAKRQDGGLFKSPPYPGYPFIMIPDLSSPYLPNGSLSPTARTYLQMKWPLLDVQQGGLQSRQALKDARSPSPAHIVGPFCWEFPGQSDLSLHQFHLSNKVPVVQHPHHVHPLTPLITYSNEHFTPGNPPPHLQTDVDPKTGIPRPPHPPDISPYYPLSPGAVGQIPHPLGWLVPQQGQPVYPITTGGFRHPYPTALTVNASMSSLLSSRFPPHMVPPHHSLHTTGIPHPAIVTPNVKQESSHSDISSLNSKQSDAKKEEEKKKQVHIKKPLNAFMLYMKEMRAKVVAECTLKESAAINQILGRRWHALSREEQAKYYELARKERQLHMQLYPGWSARDNYGKRKKRKREKQQAESNDLSAPKKCRARFGLDQQNNWCGPCRRKKKCIRYIQGEGSCASPPSTDGSLLDSPPSSPSSVVPSPSSKESKPQTEQMQPLSLTMKPAHQPLHHPHLLAGPPPPSLVQLENSAAARKTPGGASSHNGALEHGDVSSSRQPGSSVASSMARPSALLCHSHSLLSSTAPQPLSLVTKSIE
- the tcf7l2 gene encoding transcription factor 7-like 2 isoform X4 — protein: MPQLNGGGGDDLGANDEMIAFKDEGEQEEKISDNSSAERDLADVKSSLVNESETNQNSSSDSEAERRPPPRAETFRDKTRESLEEAAKRQDGGLFKSPPYPGYPFIMIPDLSSPYLPNGSLSPTARTYLQMKWPLLDVQQGGLQSRQALKDARSPSPAHIVGPFCWEFPGQSDLSLHQFHLSNKVPVVQHPHHVHPLTPLITYSNEHFTPGNPPPHLQTDVDPKTGIPRPPHPPDISPYYPLSPGAVGQIPHPLGWLVPQQGQPVYPITTGGFRHPYPTALTVNASMSSLLSSRFPPHMVPPHHSLHTTGIPHPAIVTPNVKQESSHSDISSLNSKQSDAKKEEEKKKQVHIKKPLNAFMLYMKEMRAKVVAECTLKESAAINQILGRRWHALSREEQAKYYELARKERQLHMQLYPGWSARDNYGKRKKRKREKQQAESNEHREYFPNPCLSLPPITDLSAPKKCRARFGLDQQNNWCGPCRRKKKCIRYIQGEGSCASPPSTDGSLLDSPPSSPSSVVPSPSSKESKPQTEQMQPLSLTMKPAHQPLHHPHLLAGPPPPSLVQLENSAAARKTPGGASSHNGALEHGDVSSSRQPGSSVASSMARPSALLCHSHSLLSSTAPQPLSLVTKSIE
- the tcf7l2 gene encoding transcription factor 7-like 2 isoform X2, yielding MPQLNGGGGDDLGANDEMIAFKDEGEQEEKISDNSSAERDLADVKSSLVNESETNQNSSSDSEAERRPPPRAETFRDKTRESLEEAAKRQDGGLFKSPPYPGYPFIMIPDLSSPYLPNGSLSPTARTYLQMKWPLLDVQQGGLQSRQALKDARSPSPAHIVGPFCWEFPGQSDLSLHQFHLSNKVPVVQHPHHVHPLTPLITYSNEHFTPGNPPPHLQTDVDPKTGIPRPPHPPDISPYYPLSPGAVGQIPHPLGWLVPQQGQPVYPITTGGFRHPYPTALTVNASMSSLLSSRFPPHMVPPHHSLHTTGIPHPAIVTPNVKQESSHSDISSLNSKQSDAKKEEEKKKQVHIKKPLNAFMLYMKEMRAKVVAECTLKESAAINQILGRRWHALSREEQAKYYELARKERQLHMQLYPGWSARDNYAANQQGKRKKRKREKQQAESNEHREYFPNPCLSLPPITDANTPKKCRALFGLDQLSLWCKPCRRKKKCIRYIQGEGSCASPPSTDGSLLDSPPSSPSSVVPSPSSKESKPQTEQMQPLSLTMKPAHQPLHHPHLLAGPPPPSLVQLENSAAARKTPGGASSHNGALEHGDVSSSRQPGSSVASSMARPSALLCHSHSLLSSTAPQPLSLVTKSIE